From the Octadecabacter antarcticus 307 genome, one window contains:
- a CDS encoding N-6 DNA methylase, whose translation MVDSTKWAQLGSDVKGDIYKGLLERNAEDTKSGAGQYFTPRARISAMVQCVRPAPGQTIADPACGVIPPFSMGLGRRIHAAVFSFIAGVMPPMPMLGLSLL comes from the coding sequence ATGGTGGACAGCACTAAATGGGCGCAACTAGGATCCGACGTGAAGGGCGATATTTACAAGGGCTTGCTCGAGCGGAACGCCGAAGACACGAAATCGGGTGCAGGCCAATACTTCACCCCTCGCGCCCGAATCAGCGCAATGGTTCAATGCGTTCGCCCTGCCCCTGGTCAAACCATTGCGGACCCTGCTTGTGGGGTAATCCCCCCATTTTCAATGGGGCTCGGCCGTAGAATTCACGCGGCTGTTTTCAGTTTCATTGCGGGTGTTATGCCGCCGATGCCCATGTTGGGTCTCTCATTGTTGTAA
- a CDS encoding DUF1127 domain-containing protein — protein MTTLTATFFTGTSLRSRFEAFRDQLAENASKRKVYLTTLSELERTSARELQDLGIAPSSIRQIAHEAAYGA, from the coding sequence ATGACAACATTAACAGCAACATTCTTTACAGGCACATCACTGAGATCTCGTTTTGAGGCGTTCCGCGATCAGCTGGCTGAAAACGCTTCTAAGCGTAAGGTCTACCTCACGACACTATCCGAACTTGAGCGGACGTCCGCACGTGAACTGCAAGATCTAGGAATTGCGCCATCATCGATCCGCCAGATTGCCCATGAAGCAGCTTACGGCGCTTAA